A single region of the Betaproteobacteria bacterium genome encodes:
- a CDS encoding DUF1365 domain-containing protein: MSALLFSGRVMHHRVRPTRHRFSYRVFFIRFRLDRMNALAGPLLSVDRHNLFSVRAADYGPRDGSDLQHWIRGLLWHEGIAAADGEIWLQTFPRVLGYVFNPVSFWLCHDRQGALRAVLAEVNNTFGEHHHYLLAHSDGRPIAADDELSARKVFHVSPFFEVRGTYRFRFRADPGDSLFRIDYEDGRGKLLYTTISGRAQPLTTGALAKAFVRRPLMTVGVIARIHYQALRLWLKRVEFFSKPLPPAHELTRADLDTTLLPAKTER; the protein is encoded by the coding sequence ATGAGTGCGTTGCTGTTCTCCGGGCGTGTCATGCACCATCGCGTGCGGCCGACACGACACCGGTTCAGCTATCGGGTGTTTTTCATCCGCTTCCGCCTGGATCGGATGAACGCTCTGGCCGGGCCGCTCTTGTCCGTGGACCGCCACAACCTGTTCAGCGTGCGCGCTGCCGACTACGGTCCTCGCGACGGTTCGGATTTGCAGCACTGGATCCGTGGCTTGTTATGGCATGAAGGCATCGCTGCCGCCGACGGCGAAATATGGCTGCAGACTTTCCCCCGTGTGCTGGGATATGTCTTCAATCCCGTGAGCTTCTGGCTCTGTCACGACCGGCAGGGGGCGCTGCGCGCGGTGCTGGCGGAGGTCAACAACACCTTCGGCGAGCATCACCATTACCTCCTGGCGCACAGCGACGGTCGACCGATAGCGGCCGACGACGAGCTGTCGGCACGCAAGGTGTTCCACGTTTCGCCGTTCTTCGAGGTGCGCGGTACCTATCGGTTCCGTTTCCGTGCCGACCCGGGCGACAGCCTCTTTCGAATCGACTACGAGGACGGGCGCGGCAAGCTGCTTTACACGACCATTTCCGGGCGCGCACAGCCGCTCACGACCGGCGCCCTGGCGAAAGCATTCGTGCGGCGTCCGTTGATGACCGTCGGCGTGATCGCGCGCATCCACTACCAGGCGCTGCGGCTATGGCTGAAGCGGGTGGAGTTTTTCAGCAAGCCGCTGCCGCCGGCCCACGAGCTCACGCGCGCCGATCTCGACACAACCCTGTTGCCTGCGAAGACAGAGCGATGA